In Rhizobium gallicum bv. gallicum R602sp, the following proteins share a genomic window:
- a CDS encoding aminotransferase-like domain-containing protein, with protein MKDWLPDLSRSNSPRYMAIADLIEMDLRSGHLAIGDRLPPQRELAKHLDIDFTTVARGYAEAQKRGLVDSHVGRGTFVTGGADKERRSFGSDAVLDPRRTSAIDLSMNMPPEPTDPELITRMREGISAVASNLIPLLRYQGFGGSSMDKEAAAAWLSRRGLVPSQERIFVTPGAHPALLAICGLLAKPSETILSERITYPGIRSIAAQLRLNLSGLPMDADGILPDAFAEACERVKPKGIYLNPTLQNPLTLTIPERRREEICAVARKYHVPIIEDDAYGFIPLHAPPPLAAMAPDLTWHIGGLAKCIGAGLRLAYVVAPDTKAIWPFVSAMRTNNVMASPLNMALATRWIEDGTADAILRFIRQEAAARQELVAAILQPGSYCGDPISFNIWLPLTNGWTRSTFGSHMRAAGIGVVASDAFTVEGQALEAVRVCLGGPVDREKLRVSLEFMGHALESSPELAASFF; from the coding sequence ATGAAAGACTGGCTACCCGACCTCAGCCGCAGCAACAGCCCACGCTACATGGCCATCGCCGACCTTATCGAGATGGATTTGCGCAGCGGTCATCTGGCCATCGGTGATCGTCTGCCGCCGCAGCGCGAGTTGGCGAAACATCTGGATATCGATTTCACGACCGTCGCGCGTGGTTATGCCGAGGCGCAGAAGCGCGGACTGGTGGATTCGCACGTTGGCCGCGGCACGTTCGTCACCGGCGGGGCCGACAAGGAGCGCCGGAGCTTTGGGTCCGACGCCGTTCTCGATCCGCGCCGTACGTCTGCGATCGACCTTTCGATGAATATGCCGCCGGAGCCAACCGATCCGGAATTGATCACGCGGATGCGCGAGGGAATCTCGGCGGTGGCTTCCAACCTTATCCCGCTTTTGCGCTATCAGGGATTTGGCGGTTCTAGCATGGACAAGGAGGCTGCCGCCGCCTGGCTCAGCCGTCGAGGCCTTGTCCCTTCGCAGGAGCGTATTTTTGTGACGCCCGGCGCTCACCCGGCGCTGCTGGCGATTTGCGGCCTGCTGGCAAAGCCCTCTGAAACCATCCTATCGGAACGCATCACCTATCCCGGCATCCGCTCGATTGCGGCGCAGCTGCGTCTCAATCTATCGGGCTTGCCGATGGACGCTGACGGCATTTTGCCCGACGCCTTTGCCGAAGCCTGCGAGAGAGTGAAACCCAAGGGAATTTATCTCAACCCAACCCTGCAGAACCCGCTTACCTTGACGATCCCAGAGCGGCGGCGCGAAGAGATTTGCGCGGTGGCGCGCAAATATCACGTCCCGATCATCGAGGATGACGCCTATGGCTTCATTCCGCTGCATGCGCCGCCGCCGTTGGCGGCGATGGCCCCGGACCTCACCTGGCACATCGGCGGCTTGGCCAAATGTATCGGCGCCGGGCTCCGGCTGGCCTATGTCGTTGCACCTGATACCAAGGCGATCTGGCCCTTCGTCAGTGCCATGCGTACCAACAATGTCATGGCGTCGCCACTCAATATGGCGCTTGCCACGCGGTGGATCGAGGATGGCACCGCCGATGCCATCCTTCGATTCATCCGCCAGGAGGCAGCGGCACGCCAGGAACTGGTTGCAGCCATCCTTCAGCCAGGTAGCTATTGTGGCGATCCCATCAGCTTCAACATCTGGCTGCCGCTGACGAACGGCTGGACGCGCTCGACCTTCGGCAGCCACATGCGCGCCGCGGGCATTGGCGTCGTTGCCAGCGATGCATTTACGGTCGAAGGTCAGGCGCTGGAAGCGGTGCGCGTCTGCCTTGGAGGTCCTGTCGATCGCGAAAAACTGCGGGTTAGTCTTGAATTCATGGGACACGCCCTTGAAAGCTCGCCTGAACTCGCGGCGTCGTTCTTCTAG
- a CDS encoding DUF983 domain-containing protein has product MQTEWPPIPPTTTGLKGRCPRCGQGHIFNGFLKIRPECEVCGLDYGFADPADGPAFFVICFACVPSVLLGVWLEVQYSAPLWVHLLVTGPFMLATCIPPLRPLKGWLIASQYFYKAEEGKLDRTSPASKEV; this is encoded by the coding sequence ATGCAAACGGAGTGGCCACCAATTCCGCCGACGACAACCGGGCTCAAAGGACGATGCCCGCGCTGCGGCCAGGGGCACATTTTCAACGGCTTTCTGAAAATAAGGCCCGAATGCGAAGTCTGCGGCCTCGACTACGGTTTCGCCGATCCGGCGGACGGTCCAGCATTTTTCGTCATCTGCTTCGCTTGCGTGCCGAGTGTCCTGCTCGGCGTGTGGCTCGAGGTCCAGTACAGCGCGCCCTTGTGGGTCCATCTGCTGGTCACCGGTCCTTTTATGCTGGCTACCTGTATCCCGCCCTTGCGGCCTCTCAAGGGATGGCTGATTGCCAGCCAATATTTCTACAAGGCCGAAGAGGGCAAGCTCGACCGCACCTCTCCTGCGTCGAAAGAGGTCTAA
- a CDS encoding SyrB-like regulator: MADENNTGSITEVAETDPTAKVPAPKKPRALRGQKASAGATVAASLGKTAQLPSDRKKRGPGAGQAKLTPQETQVTGKSTSKDAIKNTSRKRTTKQIAQSAKAPLPALDEMADLARLEEENKRLRKTLADKLRAENTDLRKRLGLV; the protein is encoded by the coding sequence ATGGCTGACGAGAACAATACGGGCTCCATTACCGAAGTCGCAGAGACGGACCCAACGGCAAAAGTGCCGGCGCCTAAAAAGCCGCGCGCACTACGGGGCCAGAAGGCATCCGCCGGAGCAACGGTAGCTGCATCACTTGGGAAGACTGCGCAGCTGCCGAGTGATCGCAAGAAGCGTGGTCCAGGAGCCGGGCAGGCAAAGCTGACGCCCCAAGAAACGCAAGTCACTGGCAAGAGCACGAGCAAGGACGCCATCAAGAACACCAGTAGAAAGCGGACAACAAAGCAAATTGCGCAATCAGCCAAGGCGCCGCTGCCAGCTCTCGATGAGATGGCAGATCTTGCTCGGCTTGAAGAAGAGAACAAAAGACTTCGCAAAACCCTGGCAGATAAGCTTCGCGCGGAAAATACCGATCTGCGCAAGCGGCTCGGGCTCGTCTGA
- a CDS encoding DUF6064 family protein — MSEWWTYSLEDFLLFSPRVYWRMFELHNAILWPLQALTLAFGFAMVVLIVRQSSGAGRFVALVLAILWALVGWSFLWNRYATINWTAAYVAPAFAVEALLLFVVGTLLNGLVFCRRGPAAWTGYALLAFALAGQPLLAPLQGRVWSSSEIFGVAPDPTAIGTLGFLLLARSKFLPLLLPIPLLWCFSSGLTLWSMGAPEAWASFAAVALTLAACMGAIIDQRQPAA; from the coding sequence ATGTCGGAATGGTGGACCTACAGCCTTGAGGATTTTCTGCTCTTTTCGCCACGCGTCTACTGGCGGATGTTCGAGTTGCACAATGCGATCCTGTGGCCGCTACAGGCGCTCACACTGGCTTTCGGCTTTGCCATGGTTGTCCTTATCGTGCGACAGTCTTCTGGCGCCGGGCGCTTCGTCGCGCTCGTTCTCGCGATCCTTTGGGCCCTCGTTGGATGGTCTTTCCTATGGAACCGTTACGCGACCATTAACTGGACCGCCGCCTACGTCGCACCCGCATTTGCCGTTGAGGCCCTGCTGCTCTTCGTCGTCGGCACGCTGCTTAACGGTCTTGTCTTTTGCCGGCGCGGACCCGCCGCCTGGACGGGATATGCGCTTCTCGCCTTCGCGCTCGCCGGGCAGCCGCTGCTTGCGCCGCTGCAGGGACGGGTCTGGAGCTCGTCCGAGATCTTTGGCGTCGCGCCCGATCCGACAGCGATCGGCACGTTGGGCTTCCTGCTTCTTGCCCGCAGCAAGTTCTTACCTCTGCTCCTTCCGATCCCCCTCCTCTGGTGTTTCTCGAGCGGCCTAACCCTCTGGAGCATGGGAGCGCCGGAGGCATGGGCATCTTTTGCGGCCGTAGCGCTCACGCTTGCAGCCTGCATGGGAGCGATCATCGACCAGCGACAACCGGCCGCGTGA
- a CDS encoding aldo/keto reductase: MLTTRRMLVQASLAVMAAINYPPLLAHSQDQRPVARRVPSTGETVPSVGLGTWITFNVGEDPTLRDECADVMAAFFEAGGRVIDSSPMYGSSQPVVGHGLQKLGQPAALFSAEKVWTSSGADGPSQIEQSRRLWDVPRFDLIQVHNLLAWEAHLQTLFAMKAAGSVRYVGITTSEGRRHDLLEQIMRHEAIDFVQLSYNIVDREAEERILPLAAERGIAVIINRPFRQGALTSRLDGEPMPEWAAELGASSWAQLLLKFILSHPAVTVAIPATTRVDHVRENVAAATGPLPDAATRERIAAHVQDL, translated from the coding sequence ATGCTGACGACACGTCGAATGCTGGTGCAGGCCTCCCTAGCTGTGATGGCCGCAATAAATTACCCGCCGCTCTTGGCACATTCCCAGGATCAGCGGCCTGTCGCGCGCCGCGTCCCTTCGACGGGGGAGACGGTTCCCTCCGTCGGACTTGGGACTTGGATCACCTTCAATGTCGGCGAGGATCCGACGCTTAGGGACGAATGCGCAGACGTCATGGCAGCTTTCTTCGAGGCTGGCGGACGCGTGATCGACTCTTCGCCCATGTACGGATCATCGCAGCCAGTCGTCGGCCATGGCCTGCAAAAGCTCGGGCAGCCGGCGGCGCTTTTTTCGGCGGAGAAGGTCTGGACGTCCTCGGGCGCTGACGGTCCAAGCCAGATTGAGCAATCCCGCCGTCTCTGGGATGTGCCGCGCTTCGACCTCATTCAGGTCCATAACCTCCTTGCCTGGGAGGCGCATCTGCAAACCCTGTTCGCAATGAAGGCGGCCGGCTCCGTGCGCTATGTCGGGATTACGACCTCCGAAGGGCGCCGTCATGATCTTCTTGAACAGATCATGCGGCACGAAGCCATCGATTTTGTGCAACTCTCCTATAATATCGTCGATCGTGAGGCGGAAGAGCGGATCCTGCCGCTGGCGGCGGAACGTGGAATTGCCGTGATCATCAACCGGCCCTTCCGGCAAGGCGCGCTGACTAGCCGGCTCGACGGCGAACCTATGCCCGAATGGGCGGCCGAACTGGGTGCATCGAGTTGGGCCCAGTTACTCCTGAAGTTCATTCTCTCGCACCCGGCCGTTACCGTCGCGATCCCAGCAACAACCCGTGTCGACCACGTGCGTGAGAACGTCGCGGCGGCGACAGGCCCCTTGCCAGACGCCGCCACTCGCGAGCGCATTGCAGCCCACGTGCAGGATCTTTGA
- a CDS encoding transposase has translation MLHDHLFFVTKYRRDVLSEPAIGDLRRIFAKLCRDVEAELIACDGEDDHLHLWCIPCDDRLSKLVNSRQGVTSRLLRDSRRENHRGTTARTFKSNPSGKWQKAALAFLPGLNAGALEVHDEGSPCFPLAKVCVSTTTRNR, from the coding sequence ATGCTCCATGATCATTTGTTCTTTGTCACGAAATACCGCCGTGACGTTCTGTCAGAACCGGCAATCGGCGACCTGCGGCGCATCTTCGCCAAGCTGTGTCGCGACGTCGAGGCCGAATTGATCGCATGCGACGGCGAAGACGATCATCTTCACCTCTGGTGCATTCCCTGCGACGATCGCCTGTCGAAGTTGGTCAACAGCCGCCAAGGCGTAACCAGCCGACTTCTGCGCGACAGCCGCCGGGAAAATCACCGGGGCACTACCGCAAGGACGTTTAAGTCAAATCCCAGCGGGAAGTGGCAAAAGGCCGCTCTCGCGTTCCTCCCCGGCCTGAACGCCGGGGCCCTCGAGGTTCACGATGAAGGAAGCCCCTGCTTTCCACTGGCAAAAGTCTGCGTATCGACGACCACACGGAACCGCTGA